The genomic DNA taaacttttctttttttgatttttgtctTGTAAGTGGaatttatgaaaataaaaaataaattaataccTAATGCACACATCTTAATGCCAGACTTAATGATTAGCCTACCTTAAACACATGCACATTACATTACATGGACTAAAatgttgtgccaaaaacatATCCAATGTGTGGATATGGGGGCCCATGACACGTTGGGATAAGTGAGCATCAATATTGTCTCCTTTAATGCCCGAGGATTATCTGTTGGGCACAGTGAATTTGACCAATCACGCTGTTTAACTGTAGATAAACGTGTGACGTCCTGTGATATATTGTGTGTTCAATAAACTTTTTTTCCTAAGCAAGATCTGGAAGAACTGAACTGTTTGCACAAAGACTTTCATGGAGTTGGCTGGGCATCCTAACATATAAAGCAACACACTGGAGCCACTAATCTCAGAGAATGTCTGACTTAAGTAGGTGAGACAAAGTTACATTTACTGGATCAGTTTAAGACCAAAATACATTTGAATGAATTACTGACATGGACACTTTATGAAAAATTACTAAACAGTTCAGGCAAAATTTTACTAAAACCTTGAATTAAACTTAAacttaaagtttgcatttcaAGCACATCTTGATGTTatcatttaaaatccactgtgactGTGTACACAGGAACAACtacaaaataatgtttgtttgtttgtttttgtaaacacTGTGGACCGATCTGCATTTGTTATtgctaaatttaaatatttgttattatttaatgATCATAATCTCATTTGAACATAGGTTTGATTTAGTGGAGGCAGTTGTTCCCATGCATCATTCTGTAAGTGTGAGAATGAACTAAGAttagaaaatgtcaaaatataaagtttgatttatttttattcatcacaGCATCCTAAACTTTGCTGAAGTTGAAATATGAAATGAACTCGCTGAGTGTTGACTGTCACATTTCAAACATCCAAGTAAAGTTAAACTATTAAACATGCTGTAATCAAACATACCACACCCTGCATCATGTGATTGGCTCTTGGTCGCTCTGTAAGAATATTTCTTTAGCACCTCCCTTCACAGATGTGTCTGTATCAGGATGGGTCTAAACAACATGGTGTAAATGCAGTTGCTGGTGAGCCTCATTTCCTGTAGGAGGTGAACAAGAGCAGAGATCTGTTTCCCTTCAGAGCACAGAGGTTGTTTCTGTTCAGAGGAAGTGAAACTGTCTGACAGTCACTGAGAGACGGTGAAACGGCAcagcacatgaatcaaatggaccaaacaaaattctgctgttcagtctgtttggatctactgaaggatccggtgactattccctgtggacacagctactgcatgaactgtattaaaagcttctgggatgaagaggaaaagaagaaaatctacagctgccctcagtgcagacagactttcacaccgaggcctgtcctggtgaaaaacaccatgttagcagatttagtggaggagctgaagaagactggactccaagctgctcctgctgatcactgctatgctggacctgaagatgtggcctgtgatcTGTGCTCTGGCATCAAGTTAAAAGCTGTGAAATCCTGTCTGGTGTGTTTGGTttcttactgtgagaaacaccttcAGACTCATTATGATGTGGctccattaaagaaacacaagctggtggagccctccaagaagctccaggagaacatctgctctcgtcatgatgaggtgatgaagatgttctgccgtactgatcagcagagtatctgttatctctgctctgtggatgaacataaaggccacgacacagtctcagctgcagcagaaaggactgagaggcagagagagctggaggtgagtcgacaaaacatccagcagagaatccaggacagagagaaagatgtgaaactgcttcaacaggaggtggaggccatcaatcagtctgctgatcaaacagtggagcacagtgagaagatcttcactgagctgatccatctcatccagaaaagaagctctgatgtgaagcagcagatcagatcccagcaggaaactgaagtgagtcgagtcaaagagcttgaggagaagctggagcaggagatcactgagctgaagaggaaagatgctgagctgaagcagctctcacacacagaggatcacatccagtttctacacaactacccctcactgtcagcactcagtgagtctacagactcatccagcatcaatatccgtcctctgagctactttgaggatgtgacagcagctgtgtcagaggtcagagataaactacaggacattctgagagaggaatggacaaacatctcactgacagtcactgaagtggatgttttactgtcacaaccagagccaaagaccagagatagattcttaaaatattcatgtgaaatcacactggatccaaacacagcacacaaacagctgttatTATCAGAGGGGAACAGAAAAGCAACAGTAATGAATCAACAACAGTCTtattctgatcatccagacagattcactAATTGGTCTCAggtcctgagtagagagagtctgactggacgttgttactgggaggtggagtggagaggggGAGGAGTTTATGTAGCAGTCGCATACAAGAATATCAGCAGAAAAGGAGGGGGTAAAGAATGTGGATTTGGACATAATGACAAATCTTGGTCATTAGATTGTAACAACAACAGTTATACATTTCGGTACAACAACATCCAAACTCCTGTCTCAGGTCCTCGttcctccagagtaggagtgtacctggatcacagagcaggtattttgtccttctacagcgtctctgaaaccatgactctcctccacagagtccagaccacattcactcagccgctctatgctggactGAGGGTTTACTATAAATATGGAGCCACTGCTGAGTTGATTAAAGTGAAATAGACTGAAGTCTTTCATATTGtgggtttaaatctgtattttagtttcattttattttctctccatcatttctgcacagagatcagctgtcagtcaaacattATGGGTGGTACCTCCACATCTTCTAGTTGTTCTCTTGAtgtttctgagtttttaaaGGAGATCTTTCCTGTGACTGTTTATGGAGGCTATCACTGCTCATCATCATTTTGATTTACTAAAATATTTCTCcacatgaaaatgtaaacttctcTATCCTCTcaatgtttctggaatatttgtATTGAAAAATGTCGACATTTCTCTTTATGAGTATGGcagaccatgtgtgtgtgtttgtgtttgtttttgtcaaaatcatcaaacaaatgaggaaaaactgtgattttaatgaatgaattcatatattgtgttgatgttttattgtgtgaatAAACTGGAAGGTTTGACTATAAATCAAACTTTGAACAaagtcttttcttctgtcttcattccAGGATCTCACTCAAATCTGATGCAAAAAATATGAAACTAATCTGAGAGAATAACTGAAGCAGTTTTCCTCCTGAAGCATCACAAAGTtcagagttcatgtttagagCAGAAGATTCAGCAGTCGCTCTGTGACCTTTCAACTTTCTTCACTAAAACAGCTTCATTACAGAGAAACAAGTCACATTTTCTTCATGTTCTTAAGTCCTTTCAGATGTTTGTAATGGTCCTTGAATGCAGCATCAGTGTTGCAGGTTTAAAAGGTCACTTTCTGTTGTGTTCAAAGATTTCCTTCAGATATGGTCTTTAATCAGTAAAGCCAGTGATACAGCAGTGTCATTAGCTGTGTTATTGGCACCAGgctgtgtttatgtatgtatttaattCTGTCTGAGGATCTCTTCAGCATGAAATGATCATTTGCTCAGCTGCTGTGTCTCATCTCTTATCAGACATTGGTTGGAACAGAGTTTTGTTGCTGACCATCTGACAAGAGGGTGAAGAAAAGCTTCAGGCTTCATTTGGACACTACGTTGGACAGAAGTCTCCACAAAAATGACTCAGAAACACAAATCTTATTAATGAAAGTCCAAATTTCCAAAAGGGGTCATACATGATCCTGAGAAATGTCCTTGAACATTTGAACATGAGTCAGAGGGTTGTCAGGTTTCTACACTGCATCGTGGCATCAAGCCTGAGATGTCTGTGTGAACAAGTATGGaggacacaaatgcacagacggAGTCGAGCTGTTTACTGCTGATGAGGAAGGAAAATAGTCTGTTGGATATTAAAGCAGCATTTATTAGAGTAAGAACAGATACTTGTGTCCTTCATTTGTTCCCCGTCAATTTACAAAAGACTTAAGGACCCTTTGACTTCTAACATACAGCTGCATGTTTACAAtttgattatttattcattGATTTCTAGCAAAGCGAGACTTTACTGATTAAAGACACATAATCAGAcatattactgttactttctgaAAAAGACTCACATAAAGCAGATTTATCACAAGCAAACATCAAGACACATCCTTCATGGCTTAAAGTTGCAGTGGGACTCTTTCGCCATCTGGTGGTTGTAACAGTTATGACAACTGTTCCTGCATATATGTTCCTCCTCAgtgtgaagaagactggactccaagctgctcctgctgatcactgcGTGTTCCTCCTGTGTCTAAAATCTATTTCCATTATGAATCAGGAAACTGTTTGCACCAATCATAAAGGCAATAAAATACGTCACACACTAAGAAATAACAAAAAGGAATTGTGGATTTCAAGGAGATTTTTCCCTCGTTTTTTGAAATCGTAATAATACAAACTAATGCAAGACTGTCATGTTTTCATAAGTTTGTAGAGACACTGTTCTGTTGTATTCTAGGACATCAGTCACTTTTTAAATGCATGCtactcctcatcatcatcatcatcagcagcagcacccaTGACCTCCTtttagtctttgttttgttatttttcagagtTCAGGAGACGTTCTTGTGGGATTTCCACAGTGTACAAGTACTGTTTAGACCCTTTACCTAAAAGAAAAGAGTA from Pelmatolapia mariae isolate MD_Pm_ZW linkage group LG18, Pm_UMD_F_2, whole genome shotgun sequence includes the following:
- the LOC135932094 gene encoding tripartite motif-containing protein 16-like, with protein sequence MNQMDQTKFCCSVCLDLLKDPVTIPCGHSYCMNCIKSFWDEEEKKKIYSCPQCRQTFTPRPVLVKNTMLADLVEELKKTGLQAAPADHCYAGPEDVACDLCSGIKLKAVKSCLVCLVSYCEKHLQTHYDVAPLKKHKLVEPSKKLQENICSRHDEVMKMFCRTDQQSICYLCSVDEHKGHDTVSAAAERTERQRELEVSRQNIQQRIQDREKDVKLLQQEVEAINQSADQTVEHSEKIFTELIHLIQKRSSDVKQQIRSQQETEVSRVKELEEKLEQEITELKRKDAELKQLSHTEDHIQFLHNYPSLSALSESTDSSSINIRPLSYFEDVTAAVSEVRDKLQDILREEWTNISLTVTEVDVLLSQPEPKTRDRFLKYSCEITLDPNTAHKQLLLSEGNRKATVMNQQQSYSDHPDRFTNWSQVLSRESLTGRCYWEVEWRGGGVYVAVAYKNISRKGGGKECGFGHNDKSWSLDCNNNSYTFRYNNIQTPVSGPRSSRVGVYLDHRAGILSFYSVSETMTLLHRVQTTFTQPLYAGLRVYYKYGATAELIKVK